Within Amedibacterium intestinale, the genomic segment CAAAATGATGTACTTTTTAAATCGTTCTTGCTTGATGAAAATAATTTAATCTTATCTAAAAAAGGAGTGTGATATAGATGAAACAAGTTGTACCTATACATCAAAAATATTTATTGTCTATCGAAGAAGCAAGTCAATATTTTCATATTGGCGAAAATAAGTTGCGAAAAATTGCAGAAGAACATAAAAATGCAAATTGGCTCTTTTATAACGGACAGCGTTTGTTAATCAAACGAAAATTATTTGAAAATGTTTTAGATGAACTAGACACGATCTAATGAAATCAAGCCTTGTTTATGCTATACTATTCAATAGTCATATTCAAGGCTCTTTTCATAAGCGAAAGGAGTTCATAGCATGAAAAGGACAGATAACAAAGGAAGATTGTTAAAGACCGGAGAGAGCCAACGAAAAGACGGTAGATATTGTTATAAATACATAGAAAAAAATGGACAAGTAAAGTTTGCTTATTCTTGGAAATTAGTCGCAACTGACAAAGTCCCAAAGGGGAAAAGAGATTGTGTTGCACTTCGTGATATGATTAAAGCAATACAAAAAGATTTAGATGACGGTATTGATACAAGTAATAAAAATATGACTGTATGCATGTTATATACTCGA encodes:
- a CDS encoding excisionase; this translates as MKQVVPIHQKYLLSIEEASQYFHIGENKLRKIAEEHKNANWLFYNGQRLLIKRKLFENVLDELDTI